The DNA sequence AAAATAGATTCTATAAACTATTTTTATAAAGAAAAATTAAAGACAAATTTAGAGATAAAAGAGCTATTTGAGATGACTCCATATAAATGGAAAAGTCCAAAAGAGGGGATAGACAGACTTTACAGTTTAGATAATTTAGAAATAACAATAGATGTGAATATAGATATTTATAAGAAGGTGTAAAATGAAAATACTTGGAATAGGAAATGATATAATTGAGATATATAGAATACAAGAAGCTATAGAAAAAAACAGTAAATTAGAAAAAAGAGTTTATACAGAAAAAGAGATTGAGTATGCTAATAGTAATAGAAAATATGAAGTGTTGGCTGGCAGATTTGCAGCAAAAGAAGCAATATCAAAAGCTTTTGGAACAGGGATAAGAGGATTTAAATTAACAGATATAGAGATATTAAATGATGAATTAGGGAAACCGTATGTTAATTTGTATGGTAAATTAAAAGAAAAATATTTAGGTTATAATATTATGGTAACAATATCTCATAATAAGAGTAATGCCATATCAACTGCTATAATTTCTTGTGAATAGTGTAAAGGTTTTGTAAGAAAGATAATTTCAGCACAAAGAAAGGAGAACTCAAAGTTACACAAAGGAATGGCTTAAAAATAACATTCCCATTTTGCTTTAAAATACGCAATGTTTTAAGCGTTTTTATAACAAAATATGAGAACATTATTTTTTAAACGTTCCAAAGAAAAAAATTATTTAAAACTATTGGGTGAATACTGATGAATAAAAATTGAAAGATAGTTATTTTGGATGGAATTCTATAAAAATTTTATACTATCTTCTTGTGAATAGAGATTGTAAAAACAAAAATTAAATGATATAATATAAACAGGAGATTCGTGTGCCACTCTTAATATAATATAGATTGTAAGGAGAGAAATATGTATAAAAAAATTGTTATTTTTATGTTTTTAATAATGGGGTCATTTATTTTTGCAGAAAATTTGGGAACAAATATTATTTTGGATGATGCAATATTTTATTATGAAGGGAATAATGAAAATATATTGGATTTAAAAGATGATACTATTAAAGAATATCAGGATGTTTTGATGAAATATAAAAGCTTTTATGATTTGGATATAACAAAATTATTTGAAAGTAATTATGCAATATCTTTTCATAAAAGAAAGGATGAAAAGAAATTTTTTATTTATAAAAAGATTGAAACTGCAGATTTTGTAGGTACAAAATTTTATAATAATAAATTTTTTGAAAGAGATATAATTAGCGGAATGACTACATATTATATTTTAGGGGATAATCAATTTATATATTCATATGATTCTGGAAATTTATATATAAGTAATGATATAGCTTTATATTTTGAAATGTTAGATAATTTGAAAAAAGAAAAACACACATTAAGAAAAGATAAAAATTTTGTTAATTTGCTTAATTATAATAAAGAATATAAATATAAATATTATTTATTGCAAAGTAAACCTATTGAAAAAAATGGATATGTAATAAAAAAATATAGTGAAATTAATGGAGAGAAAAGAATAAAAAGATATTTAGTAGATAATCTTAGTGAAAAAGAAGAAGATAATATTAATTTAGCTGATTTAATTAGTGGCGATGTAGATAGAATTTATATTGGAAAAAATATTCAAGGTGTTACATCATTATTAAATGATGATTTTAAAATAATGAATTATACAGTTTCAAAAGAGTTGTTAAATTATCTGAATACTAATATAAAATTAGCAGTATATATAGAAAAAGGCAAAGATTTTTATATTTTATTATTACCTAAAGAAAATTTTGATAATTCAATTGAACTATTGAGAAAAGAATATGAAAAAGTATTTTTTTATGATAAAAAATTAAAACTTTTAAAAAATGAATATGGGTATGAAATTCATATTCCAATTTTACAAATAGATAGATATATAGATGTTTATAAAAATAAATATCTTATATTGAGTAATAGTTCAGAAGTATTGAAAAATATAGAGATAGGAAAATATTATAACTATGATTATTCAAAGATAAATCTACAAAGTACAATATATAAAGACTTTATAAATAATATAGATGAAAGTTTTGAAGTGAAAAACAATATAATTGAAGAGATAGAATAAAAAAACAAATAAAAAATTATAAAATAAATTTGAAAAATTTAAAAAATAAGAGTTTTGCTGAAAAGTTTAGAGCTCTTATTTTTATTATTTTTAAAAAATAAATACATTATATGGAGGATAGAATGAAAGAGAAAATTTTAGTGGTAGGTCATAAAAATCCGGACAGCGATTCTATTTGTTCTGCAATAGTATATGCAAATTTAAAAGAAAAATTGGGACTTGATACAAAGCCGGTTAGATTAGGAAAAATAAATAAAGAAACAGAATTTATATTAAATTATTTCGGAGTAGAAACACCTGAATTAATAGAAACAATAAAACCACAATTAAAAGATTTGAGAAAAGGTGTGAAGGATGTAATAAGAGAAGAAGATTCATTGAGAAAAGTAATTAAATTAATGACAGAAAAAAATTACTCTAGTTTGGCTGTTGTAGATAGTGAAAATAGATTAAAAAGTATGCTTCATATTTCTGAAATTGCAGATGCATATTTGGAAATGGGAGCTATTGATATTTTTAAAAATTATGAAACAACTTTTGAAAATTTATGGCAAGCTCTAGGAAAAGAAGCTTCACTTGTTAATGGAATTTATCCAAAAGGGATAATAAGAGGAAATCTTAGAGGTGTATCTGAATTATCAAAAATTAAAAAAGGAGATATTGTTATTACAACATTATTATCGAAAAATATAAATAATGCTGAAAAAGCAGGTGCAGAATTAATAATAATATGTGTAGATGAAACAGATGTTATTCCAGATTGTAATGTGAAAATTCCTATTGTTAGAGTGAATAATGGAATTTTTAAAGTATTTAAAAGAATATCTGAATCAGTACCAATAAAATCAATATTATCTGATAGTAAATTTATACATTTTTACACAAATGATTATATTGATGATGTAGAAGAAATTATAGATAATAGCGAACAAAATAATTTTCCTGTAGTAGATGAAAATGGAAAAGTAGTTTCAACAATTCGTTTGAAACATATTATGAATATTGAAAAGAATGAAGTTATTTTAGTAGATCATAATGAAGCGCCACAGTCAATAGATGGGATTGAAACAGCTAAAATATTAGAAATAGTAGATCATCATAAATTTGGAAATTTTGAAACTATAGAGCCTTTAATGATAAGAGCAGAACCAGTAGGAGCAACATCTACAGTTATATATGGACTATATAAAGAAGCTAAAATCATTCCAAGTAAAAAGATGGCAGGGCTTATGTTAAGCGCAATATTATCAGATACACTTATTTTTAAGTCGCCTACTTGTACCCAAAAAGATATTAATTATGCAAAAGAATTAGCAAAAATAGCAGATATAGATATTGAAAGTTATGGAATGAAAATGTTAATAGCAGGAACTTCTTTAGGAGATATTACACCATCTGAAATTATAAATATAGATAAAAAAGAGTTTTCAATGGGAAAATTTAATGTTGCTGTAGCACAGGTAAATAGTGTTGATGTAGAAGGAGTTTTAGAAAAGAGAGATGAATTAAAAAAAGTTATAAATGATGAAATATTAGAAAAAAATTATGATATGTTTTTATTTATGATAACAGATATAATAAGAAACGGTTCAAAGATTGTAGCTTTAGGAAAAGCAAAAGAGTTAGTTACTAAAGGATTTAATATTGAGCTAGTTGAGGATGAAGCTTGGTTAGATGGAGTGGTATCTAGGAAAAAACAAATTATTCCATTTTTAATGGATGCAAGTCAAATGATATGAGGGGATAATTGAAAATTAATAATGGGAAATTGATAATGAAAAGATAAAATTAAAAAAGCCAAATATCCACGCTATAGGTTTCTCTTAGATAAGAGAAACCGACAACAAGGGAGGAGTAGAGTTTTTATAAAATTCTTAGCTTTATGACATTGGGATAAAGGCGGATAAAAGATAAATAAAAGATTTTATAGGGGCAGATTCTGTATTTGCCTAAATAATAAAA is a window from the Haliovirga abyssi genome containing:
- a CDS encoding putative manganese-dependent inorganic diphosphatase; protein product: MKEKILVVGHKNPDSDSICSAIVYANLKEKLGLDTKPVRLGKINKETEFILNYFGVETPELIETIKPQLKDLRKGVKDVIREEDSLRKVIKLMTEKNYSSLAVVDSENRLKSMLHISEIADAYLEMGAIDIFKNYETTFENLWQALGKEASLVNGIYPKGIIRGNLRGVSELSKIKKGDIVITTLLSKNINNAEKAGAELIIICVDETDVIPDCNVKIPIVRVNNGIFKVFKRISESVPIKSILSDSKFIHFYTNDYIDDVEEIIDNSEQNNFPVVDENGKVVSTIRLKHIMNIEKNEVILVDHNEAPQSIDGIETAKILEIVDHHKFGNFETIEPLMIRAEPVGATSTVIYGLYKEAKIIPSKKMAGLMLSAILSDTLIFKSPTCTQKDINYAKELAKIADIDIESYGMKMLIAGTSLGDITPSEIINIDKKEFSMGKFNVAVAQVNSVDVEGVLEKRDELKKVINDEILEKNYDMFLFMITDIIRNGSKIVALGKAKELVTKGFNIELVEDEAWLDGVVSRKKQIIPFLMDASQMI
- the acpS gene encoding holo-ACP synthase; the encoded protein is MKILGIGNDIIEIYRIQEAIEKNSKLEKRVYTEKEIEYANSNRKYEVLAGRFAAKEAISKAFGTGIRGFKLTDIEILNDELGKPYVNLYGKLKEKYLGYNIMVTISHNKSNAISTAIISCE